Part of the Kineococcus aurantiacus genome, GCGCCGCCGCCGCTGCTGGGCACCGCCGAACCCGGCACGTCCCGGCTGCACCGCGCCCGCCCCGGCACCAAGCTCGGCGCCCTCGCCCTGGTGGGGGCGGCCGTCGGGGCCGTCCGCGCGCTCGTGCCCGGCGTGCCCGCGGCCCTGGCCCTCGGCGCGTTCCTCGTCGTCCTCGCCGTGCTCGCCCACCGCGCCCGGCTGCGCCGCGGGCTGCTGCGCGCCCAGGTCCGCCGCACCTGGTGGGTCCTGGCGGCGCTCGCCGTCGTCCAGACGTGGGCCGAGGGTCCCTGGGTCGCGGCCACCGTCGTGGCCGGGCTGCTGAGCTGCCTGTGGTCCGCGACCCTGCTGACCGCCACCACGCCCGTCCCCGAGCTCCTGGAGGCGGTCGTCCGGGCGCTGGGCCCCCTGCGCCGGGTCGGGGTGGAGCCCGAACGGGTGGCTTTCGCGTTCACCCTCACCCTGACGAGCGTCCCCGTCGTGGGGCGGCTGCTCGCCGAGTCCCGGGAGGCCGCCGCCGCCCGGGGCCTGTCCGGGGACCCCCGCGCCCTGCTCGTGCCGACGGTGGTGCGGACCGTCGCGCACGCCGAGCAGCTCGGCGAGGCGCTGGCCGCCCGCGGCCTGGACTGAACCGGCCGCCCTCACCCGCCCCAGCGCAGCTGGACCGTCTCGGCGGGTGCGGGGGCCCCGCAGTGGAAACCCTGCAGGTAGCGGCACCCGGCGGACAGCACGGCCCGGGCCTGGTCGGCGGTCTCGACGCCCTCGGCGACGACGTCCAGGCCCAGGCCGCCGGCGACGGTCACGACGGCGTCGACCAGGGCGCGCCGGCGCGGGTCGCCGCCGACGCCGGCGACGAGCGAGCGGTCGATCTTGGCCCGGGTGACGGGCAGCTCGACCAGCCGCGACAGGGAGGAGTACCCGGTCCCGAAGTCGTCGACGGACAGCGGGTGGCCCCGCAGGTGGTGGGCGTGCAGTGCGGCCACGACGCGCGCGTCGGCGAAGTCGCCCTCCAGCAGTTCGAGCCCCACGTCGGCCGGCTCGATCCCGTGCTCCTGCACGGCGGTGCCGAGCGCGCCGGCGAAACCGGGGTCGGCCAGCTCGCGGGCGCTGACGTTGACCCAGACGGTGCGGGGGGCCGCCGCGCCGTGCACCCGCCGCCACCGGGCCACCTGCGCGCAGGCCTGGTCCACGACCCAGCGGCCCATGCCGACGACCAGCCCGGTGCGGCCGGCCAGGTCGATGAACTCCGCGGCGGGCAGCAGCCCGCGCGTCGGGTGCTGCCAGCGCAGCAGGGCCTCCACGGTCTCGACGGCGCCGGTGCCGTCGGTGATGGGCTGGTAGTGCAGGCGCAGCCGCCCGTCGGGCAGGGCGCGCGCCAGCTGGTGCTCGAGCTGGTGGGCGACGGCGGCCCGGGCCGCGCGGGAGGGGCCGGGGGAGTGGTGCTTGTCGGCGTACATCACCCGGTCGGCCTCGGCGAGCAGCTCGTCGGCGGTGGAGGTGCCGGTGCTGTGCGCGACGCCGATGCTGGCCGAGACGACGAGGTCGACGTCGTCGACGCGCAGGGGCTGGGACAGCGCCCGGCGCAACCGCCCCAGGAGGGCGCCGATCTCGGGCAGGTCCTCGCAGACGAGGACGAACTCGTCGCCCGCCAGGCGCGCCAGCGTGTCGGTGTCGCGCAGCTGCGCGCTCAGCCGCGCGGCCACGGTGGTCAGGACCTGGTCCCCGGCGGCGTGGCCGAACGTGTCGTTGATGGCCTTGAAGCGGTCGAGGTCGATGAACAGGACCGCGACGGACCGGCCGTGGCGCCGGGCGGAGCTCAGGGCGTGCTCCAGGCGGTCGAACAGCAGCACCCGGTTGGCCAGCCCGGTGAGCGCGTCGTGGGTGCTGGCGTGCTGCAGCTCGCGCTGGGCCCGCCGGGCACGGTCCCGGTCGGCGGCGATGACGAGGTAGGAGGCGGCCAGGTGCGCCACGACCCGCACCCACTGCAGCTCCGACTCCTGCCAGGTGCCGGGCCGGCGGCGGTAGACGTCCAGGACGCCCTGCACCCGCCCGCGGTCGACGAGCGGGACCGCCACGACGGACCGGTACCCCAGGACCAGCGCCCGCTCGACGTACTCGGGCCAGGCGGTCTGCACCGGGTCGCTCAGGTCGTCGACGACGACCTCCACCTCGAAGACGGCGGCGTCGTGGCAGGGCCCGGTCCCGGTGGCCGCCTGCACCAGCTCGGGCTGGTCGACGTCGGCGCCGGTGACGTGGACGAGCCGCAGCCCGTCGTCGCCGGCGAGGACGACGCCGGCGCCGTCGACGCCGTCGAGGTGCTCGGCGACGACCTCGACGAGCCGGCGCAGGAGGTCCTCGGGGGTCGCGTCCCCGGCGGCGGACCCGGCGAGCGCGGCCACGGCGGCCAGCAGCGAGGAGTCGCTCACGGCGTCGTCCGGTGGTCCACGCGCACCTCGCTCGAGGGGGCCTGGGCGCCCGGGTTGGACGCGGTGGTCCCGTGGGGACTGGGGTCACCATACGCGGGACGGGCGGTCGCCGACGGTGCCCGTGAATACCTTCCAGTGGAAGGTTCGGGTGTAGGCTCGTCCGCGGTCGACCGCCCACCGCGCCCGCGCGGTGGCGCGCCGGCCGACGTCCGTCCCGGAACGAAGGAGTCTCGTGGTGTCCCGGAAACCCTCCGTCCAGCTGTACTCGGTGCGCGACGCCGTGCAGCAGGACCTGTCCGCCGCGGTGGCCCGCCTGGCCGAGATCGGCCTGACCCAGGTGGAGCCGTACGCGTTCCACACCCGCACCGCCGAGTACAAGGCCGCGTTCGCCGCCGCGGGGGTCAGCGCCCCCTCCGGTCACGCCGCCGTCATCGACGCGGAGAACCCGCGGCAGGTCTTCGAGGCCGCCAACGACCTCGGCATCACCACGGTCATCGACCCGTTCGTCCCCGCCGAGCGCTGGCGGACCGCCGACGACGTCGCCCGGATCGCCGACCGCGTCAACGAGCTCAGCGCCCTGGCGCACGAGTACGTCCTCGAGTTCGGGTACCACAACCACCACTGGGAGCTGGAGAACACCGTCGACGGCCGCCCCGTCCTGGAGCTGTTCGCCGAGAAGCTCGCCCCGGGGGTCGTCCTGGAGGTCGACACGTTCTGGGCCAGCGTCGGCGGCGCCGACACCCCCGCGCTGCTGAGGACCCTCGGGGACCGGGTGAAGCTCATCCACGTTAAGGACGGTGCGCGCAGCACCGACACCTCCCAGCAGCAGCCCGCCGGGCAGGGCGAGATCGACGTCCCCGGCATCCTGGCCGCCGCCCCGCAGGCGCTGCGGGTCATCGAGTTCGACGCGTACTCCGGCGACGTCTTCGACGGCATCGCCTCCTCCCTCCAGTGGCTGCAGGAGAACGACGAGTGACGCGCGTGGGCATCGGCCTCATCGGGGCCGGGAACATCTCGACCCAGTACCTGGAGAACCTCACCAAGTTCCCCGACGTCGAGGTCCGCTTCGTCGCCGACATCGCCCTGGACCGCGCGAAGGCGCAGGCCGAGGCGTTCGGCGTGCCGGCCTCGGGGTCGGTCGAGGACCTCCTGGCCCGCGACGACGTCGAGATCGTCGTCAACCTCACGATCCCCGCCGCGCACGCCGAGGTCGGCCGTCAGGTCCTGGCCGCCGGCAAGCACGTGTGGAGCGAGAAGCCCCTCGCGCTGGACGCCGAGTCGGCCCTGGCGCTGCTGGCCGACGCCGACCGGCTCGGCCTGCGCGTCGCGTGCGCCCCCGACACCGTCCTGGGCGCCGGGATCCAGACCGCGCTGCGCGCCATCGCCCGCGGCGACATCGGGCAGCCGCTGTCGGCGACGACGATGTTCCACGTCCCCGGTCCGGAGGCGTGGCACCCGAACCCGGACTTCCTGTTCGCCCACGGCGCCGGCCCGCTGTTCGACATGGGGCCGTACTACGTGACGACCCTCGTCCACGCGTTCGGCTCGGCCCGCCGCGTGCAGGCGGTCTCCTCCAAGTCCGTCGAGCGCCGCACCATCGCCTCGGGTCCGCGGGCGGGGGAGACCTTCCCGGTCGAGGTGCCCACGCACCACGCCGCGCTCATCGAGTTCGACGGCGGGCAGTCGGCGCAGTCGACGTTCTCGTTCCAGCACGCCCTGCCGCGGAACGGCTTCGTCGAGATCAACGGGACCGAGGGCACGATCGTCCTGCCGGACCCGAACACCTTCGACGGCGACTCGACGCTGTGGCGCTACGGCCAGGCCGAGCCGACGACGGTCCCGGCCGTCGGGTCGACCTTCGGGCGCGGTTCCGGCGTGCTGGACCTGGCCCGCGCGATCCGCACGGGCGGCACCGAGCGCGCCTCGGGGGCCGTGGCCGCGCACGTCCTGGACGTGCTGCTGGCCGTCCGGGACGCCGCCGCGCAGGGGGCGGGCGTGGACGTGACCTCGACGGTCGACCCCGTCGCGCCGCTGCCCGAGGACTGGGACCCCTCGGCGGCCACCCTCGGCTGACCCGCACGGACCGACCCCCTCGTCGCGCACCCTGCGACGAGGGGGTTGTCACGTGGGGACCCGACGCGCGACGCTCCCGGTGCCACCCCCGAGCGGAGAGGTTCTCCCCCGGTCACCCCCGGCGTGCGCGGGTCCCGCTCCCGCTGCGTCGGCACCGAGGGCAGCTCCGAGCAGCTCGCCACGGTCGGCCCCTGGCGGTGGGGGGTCCCCCGCGGTGGGAGCGTCTACAGTCCTGCCGTGACCGTCACGCGGGCCGACGTCGCCCGGTACGCCGGGGTGAGCCCCGCCGTCGTCAGCTACGTCGTCAACGACGGCCCGCGCCCGGTGGCCGCGGCGACCGCGGCGAAGGTCCGAGAAGCCATCGAGGTCCTCGGCTACCGGCCCAACACCACGGCGCAGGCGTTGCGGCGCGGGTCGTCCCGGCTGATCGGCCACGTCGTGCCGGACCTGTCCAACCCGCTGTGGGCGCAGTTCGCGCTGGCCGTCGACGACGTCGCCGCCCAGCGCGGGTACGACGTCCTGCTCGCCAGCACCGACGGCGGAGCCGAGGCCGAGCACCGGCGCATCGACACCCTCGCCGCCCGCGGGGTGGACGCCCTCATCCTCACCAGCGTCCTGGCCCGGCCCGACCTCGTGGACCACACCCGGCCCGGCGTCCCGCTCGTCCTGCTCAACACCTTCTTCGAGGTGCCGGGCCTGCCGAGCCTGGGGGTCGACGCGTTCGGCGGGGCCCGCACCGGCACCGCCCACCTGCTGGCCCACGGCCACGGCCCGGTGGGGCTCGTGATCGGCGGCGAGGCCGGGGAACTGCGGGAACAGGGCTGGCGGGCCGCGGCCCGGGACGCCGGGGTGGCCGCCGGGCCGATCGCGCGGGGGGAGTTCTCCCGGCACGGCGGTCTCGAGGCGGGGTCGCGGCTGCTCGGCGGACCGGACCGCCCGCGGTCGGTGTTCGTCTCCTCGGACCTGCAGGCCGTGGGGGTCCTGCGGGCCGCGGCCGAACTGGGCCTGCGGGTCCCGCAGGACCTCGCCGTCGTCAGCTTCGACGGGACCGTCGAGACCGAGTTCACGAACCCGCAGCTGACGACGGTGCGCCAGCCGGTGGCGGCCATGGCCCGGGCCGCCGTGGCGCGGGTGCTGGACCCCGGCACGGGCGAGGAACGGCAGGTGCTGCCGGCCGAACTCGTCGTCCGCGCCTCCTGCGGCTGCTGACCTAGCCGCCGCCCTCCCCGTCACCGCTGGGCAGCAACCGCTCCAGCAGTTCCAGCGAGCGCCGCACGTCGACGGCGCCCGGTTCCAGCAGCCACTGCACCTGCAGGCCGTCGGAGGCGGCGATGACCAGCGACGCGGCGTCGGCGGCGTCGACGTCGGCGGCGATGCGGCCGGCCCGCTGCCCCTCGGCGATCTTCGCGGCGAGCTCGTCGCGCACCCGGGCGAAACGTTCCCGGATGAACTCCCGCGTCAGCGGGTGCCGGTCCTGCAGGGCGTCGGAGGTCAGGGTCGAGTACAGCTGCACCAGACCGGGCACGACGCGGTTGCGGTCGGCGGAGCGGGCCATCCCCTCCACCGCGCCCCGGTCCGGCGGCACCTCCCCGTCCTGCGTGCGCTGCTCGTGCTCGCGGTACACCTCCACGAGCAGTTCGTCGCGCGAGCTGAAGTAGTGCCGCAGGGCCGCGTGGGAAACACCGATGCTGTCGCCCACCGAACGCAGCGACGCGCCGTCGACCCCGCGTTCGGCGAACAGGCCGATGGCGTGGTCGAGGATCTGCTGGCGGCGCTCGACCCCCTTGCGGTAGGAGCGGCGCTGCTCGGTTCCCTCTGGCACCCGGTCATGCTATGACCTCAGGGTGACCCCGCTCCCGCACCTGCTCGTCACCGGTTCCGCAGGCGGACTCGGCCGTGAACTCGTCCCCCGGCTGCTGGCCGCGGGGTACCGCGTGCGGTCGATGGACCTCGCCCACCCCGACGGCCTCGACGGCGACCTCGTCACGGGCTCCGTCACCGACACCGCCGTCGTGGAGCGGGCCCTGGAGGGCGTCGACGCCGTCGTCCACCTGGCCGGGCAGAGCCGCGAGGCCCCCTGGGAGCAGGTCCTGGACGCCAACGTGCACGGCACCTGGACGCTGCTCGACGCGTGCGCCCGGCTCGGGGTGCGCAAGGTCGTGCTCGCCTCCAGCAACCACGCCGTCGGGATGGTGGCGCGCCGGGAGGGGGTCGTCGTCCCGGCCGACGAGCCGTTCCGCCCCGACACCTACTACGGGTGGAGCAAGACGGCGGGGGAGTCCCTGGGGCGGTTGTTCGTCGAGCGCGCCGGCCTCGACGTCGTGGCCGTGCGCATCGGCTCCTGCTTCGAGCGACCGCAGAACGTCCGGGCGCTGGCCACGTGGATGTCGTACGAGGACTGCGTGCGGCTCGTCGCGGCGGCCGTGGACCCCGCGGTGACGGGCTGGCGCAGCGTGTGGGGGATCTCCCGGAACACCCGCCGCTGGTGGTCGCTGGCCGAGGGCGAGGCCATCGGTTACGACCCGCGGGACGACTCCGAGGAGTTCGCCGAGCAGGTCCTGGCCGCGGCCGACCCCGACGAGGTGGTCGACCTCGTCGGGGGCGGGTTCACGGCGACCCCGCTGGGTCAGCCGAACTGAGGCCCGCGGACCGGCCGGCCCCGGCGGGTCAGCTGCCCGCCGGGACGGCCGGACCCCGCGCGGCCCCCGTCCCGCGGGCGTTGTAGACGACCGCCGAGGTCGCCGCCACGTGCTCGGCGTAGTCGCGGAAGACCGCCAGGGCCTCCTCGCGCAGCACGTCCTGCACGACCCCGATCCCGCGGGCCTCGAACTGCTCGGCCCAGTCCTCGCGCACCGGGCCCTCGTCGAAACCGGTGATCTCCTCCAGCTCCGGCCCCTGCCCCGCGACGACCAGCGTCCGCACCCCCGACCACAGGGTCGCCCCGTAGCACTGCGCGCACGGCCGCCAGTTCACGACGAGCTCGCGCCGCGGCGCCCCGGGGGCGCCCAGGTCCCAGTCGCCGACGCCGGCCTGGGCCAGCCCCAGCGCCACGACCTCGGCGTGCCCGGAGGAGATGCGGCTCGACAGGACGACGTTGACGCCGACGCTGACGAGCGCCCCGGTGTCGGACTCCACGACGACCGCGGCGAAGGGCCCGCCGCCGCCCTCGCGGAAGTTGCGCGCCGCGAGGCGGTGCACCAGGCGCATCCGGTCCTCGCGGGTGGGCAGGACGGTGGGGACGCCGGTCAGCTCGTCGTCGATCCAGCCGGGCAGTCTGAGGGTGAACTCGCGTTCCACGGTGTGGCCTCCGCGTCGGTGGTCGCGCGGTCGGCGCGTGGGGACCGCCCGATCGTCCCCCCACCCTGTTTCGGCCTCGTTACGGCTGCGAAACGATCCGTCGCGCCCGGTCCCCGCGGGTCCGGGCCCCGGCCGGGCCTGCCCTACGCTCCACGGACCGCAACCGGTCGTCGACGTGAGGTGCACTCGTGGGCAAGGAACTGATCCTGGGCGCGTTCGAGGAGTTCACCCCGAACTTCATCGCGAACACCTGGCACCACCCGCGGGGCGACACGAGCGGTTTCGCCACGCTGGGTTTCTGGCAGGACCTCGCGCGCCGGCTCGACGAGGCCGGGTTCGACTTCCTCTTCCTCGCCGAGGCCATCGGTTACCCCATGGACGACGCCGGTGACGTCCCCGAGGCCGTCATCCGGGAGGCCGTCCAGTTCCCGGTGCACGACCCGCTGGCCCTCGTCGCCGGGCTGGTGTCGGCCGCACCGCGCATCGGTTTCGTCGCGACCGCCTCCACGACGGCCCAGCAGCCGCTGCTGAACGCCCGCACCTTCACCACCCTGGACCACCTCACCGACGGCCGCGTCGGGTGGAACATCGTCACCAGCGACAACCAGCAGGCCCTCGTGCGCCTCCTGGGCCGCCGCGACGTGACGCCCCACGACGAGCGGTACCGGCGCGCCGCGGAGTTCGTCGACCTGAACCTGCGGCTGTGGCAGGAGGCGTGGGAGGACGGGGCCGTCCGGGCCGACAAGGCCGCGCGCGTCTTCGCCGACCCCGCCAAGGTCCACCGCATCACCCACGAGGGGGAGTACTTCAGCTTCGACGGCTACTTCCCGGCCACCCCGTCCCCGCAGCGGACGCCGACGCTGTTCCAGGCCGGGACCTCCGCCGCCGGGACCGCGTTCGCCGCGCGGTACGCCGAGTGCGTCTTCACCCAGGACCGCGAACCGGCCCGGCTGGCCGCCACCGTCGCCCGGCTGCGCGCGCGGGCCGCCGAGGCCGGCCGGCCGGCGGACTCGATCAAGGTGGTCAACGGCGCCAGCTTCGTCATCGCCCCCACCCGCGAGGAGGCCGCGCGGCGGCGCGCCGAGCTCGACGCCACCCCCACGCGGGAGGCGACGGCCGCGCTGTTCCTCGGCTGGTCGGGGGTGGACCTGACCGCCCTGGACCCCCGGGCCGGCCTCGACGACGTCTCGACCGAGGTGGGGCACACCATGCTCTCCCTGTGGCGCAACGCCGACGGGACGAGCCCCACCGTGGGGGAGGTCCTCGACTCCCTGCCCTCCACGTTCGGCGGGGTGCGCTTCACCGGCACCGCGGAGTCGGTCGCCGACGACGTGCAGGCGCTCGTCGAGCAGACCGACGTCGACGGTTTCCTCGTCGAGAACTGGTACGGCGGCTACGAGGGGTACCGGGAGTTCGTCGAGGACCTCGCACCCGTCCTGCGCGCCCGGGGGCTGCTGCCGGCCCGGCCCCGCAGCGGCACCCTGCGGCAGATGCTCACCGGCGAGGACTCCCTGCCCGGCTGGCACCCCGGCGCCGCGCGCCCCGTCGTCCCGGTGCCCTGAGCGCCCCGGCCCGGGAGGACACCGTGGACCAGCCCCTCGACGACGCCACCGAGGCCGTGCTGCTGGCGCTGCCGAAGGTCTCGCTGCACAACCACCTCATCGGCGCCGTGCCGGCGCGCACCGTGCTCGACCTCGCCCGCAAGCACGGCGTCGTCGTCGAGGGCGGCCGGACCGAGCGCACGCTGTACGACCACAGCTCCTACGAGGACCTCGACGAGTTCCTGCGCGTGCTGGACGTCGCCGGGTCGGTGGTGCGCGACGTCGAGGACTTCCACCGCGTCACCTACGAGACCCTCACCGCGGGCGGTGCGGCCCTCGGCGTGCTGCACCGGGAGATCTTCCTCAGCCCGCCCGGTCACCCCGGGGTGCCGTACCGCACGATCCTGGACGGGGTGCTGGCCGGGGCCCGCGACGCCGAGACCGACACCGGGATCACCAGCCGCCTGGTGGTGGGGCTGAACCGCAACGACACCCCGTCGGCCGCCCGCGAACTCGTCGAGCAGGTCGTCGAGCACCGGGTGGAGGAGGTCGTGGGGATCGGGCTGGACTACTCCGAGCTCATCGGCCCACCGGCGCGGTTCGTCGAGGCGTTCCGGCTCGCCGGGCGGGCGGGGCTGCACCGCACGGCCCACTCCGAGAGCGGCCCGCCGCACCACGTCGAGGTGATCCTCGACGTGCTCGGCGGCGAGCGCGTCGACCACGGCTACCACGTCGTCGACGACGAGCGGATCACCGCCCGGTGCGTCGCCGAGCGGGTGCCGTTCACCTGCACCCCCGTCTCCAGCGACATCGGCCGGTACTCCGGCAGCGGTGACGGTTCCCACCGGCGCATCGCGCAGATGGTCGACGCGGGGCTGCTCGTCACGATCGACTCCGACGACCCGCCGATGTTCGGCACCGACGCGGTGAACGACTTCCGCGCGCTCGTGCGAGCCCTCGGCTACGGCACCGAGCAGCTCGCCCGGTTCACCCGCAACGCCGTCGAGGCCGCCTGGCTCGACGACACCGAGCGCGCCGACCTCACGCGCCGGGTGGCCGACCGGCTGGCGAGCCTGCCGGCCGGTCCGCCCGCGACCCGCTGAGACCCGCGGGCGCCGCGGCGGCCGACCGGGCCGCGGCCGCCGCCACGAGCAGCGCGGCGTGGGCGTCGGGGTCGTCGAGGGGGTGGCCCAGGAGCTCCTCGGCGCGGCGCAGCCGCTGGTAGGTGGTCTGCCGCCCGATGCGCAGCGCGGCGGCCGTGCGACCGGGGGAGCAGCCCAGCCGCAGGTGCGTCTCCACCGTACGGACCAGGTCGCTGCCGTGCCGTTCGTCCCAGCGCTGCAACGGGTCCAGGACCGCGGCGGTCAGGTCGTGCACGGCCGGGCCGGCGTCGCGCAGCAGCAGGTCCAGGACCCACACCCGGCTCGTGGTCACCGGCGTCGCGGTCCCCGGCGCGGTCGTCCCCGGCACCGGCGCCGGGGTGGTCCCGGCCACGGCCAGGGTCGCCCGGGCCCGCCCCAGGGACCACCGCCAGCCCACCGCGGGGCGCCCGGTGCGCACCGGTTCGCCCACCGCGACGCGCAGCGGGGGACGCCCGGCGCGCTGCCACGCCCGCTCCACGGCGGCGGCCACCACCCGCACCGGGTCGCCGTCGTCGGCCAGGGCGAACAACCCGAGCACCTCGGCCCCGACGCGGCCGCGCAGCAGCACCCCGCCGGTGCTGCGGGCCGCGGAGTCCAGCACCGCCGAAGCGGCCCGGCTCTCGGGGGCCTCGACGGCCACGGCGACCACGACGTCCCCGCCGCCGGGGTGGAAACCGGCGGCGCCGGCGCGCACGAGGACGTCGGTGTCGGCCGGTGGGGAGCCGTCGGCGAGCTCGGCCAGCAGCCCCTCGGCGAGCTGGTCGGAGCGGCTGGGGGCGCGCTGGGCGCGCATCACCTCCACCGCCAGGGCGGGCACGAGCCGGCGCAGGGCCGTCACCAGGTCCTCCTCGTCGACGACCCCGCCCACCCCCGGGTCCTCGTCCGCCGGCGGGGCGCCGACGGCCACCACGCCCCACTCCCGCCCGCGGACCACGACCGGCGCGCGGTGGCCGCCACCCTCCACGACGCGCCAGGCCTCGCGGTCGGTGGCCGTCCCGGCGGCCGCGACGAGGGCACCGGCGGCCGAGACGAGCACGAGCGGTCGGTGCACCAGGTCGCCCACCGCCGACAGCAGCCCCGACAGCCCGCGCTCCTCGACCTGGGCGCCCTCGACGGCCGCGGTGACCCGTTCGGCGAACCGCAGCCGCAGCGTCGCGTCGCCGATGATGACCGTGTTCAGCGTCTCGGAGATGCGCGTGAAGGGCACCACCTCCCGCAGCGCCACCAGCGGGAAACCCCGGCGGGCGGCCTCGTCGGCCATCTCCGGCGGCACCTGCGGCAGCGACCGGCCCACCTCCACGGCCAGGGCGGCGACCCCCCGGTCGGCCAGGTCGCGCACGTAGTGCCGGCGCGCGCCCGCGTCGACCGTCGCCACCCCCAGGCCCGTCGTCAGCAGCAGCTCCCCACCGCGCAGCAGCGGCCCGATCTCGTAGATCTCGCTGGAGTGCACCCACCGGACCGGTGCCCCCAGACCCTCCCCGCCGCTGAGCAGCTCCGGCTGGGCGTCGACGACCACGGGGTGGTGCAGGGCGTCGCGCACGCTCAGGACCATGCCCGCACCGTACGCGGTGTCCGTGATCGTCGGTGCGGTCACGTGCACCATGCACCTGGGCGGCGGACGGTCGCCACGGTGCACTGGGCCCGTGACCACCTCCCTCGCGCTCCCCCCGGACCTCGACGTCGGCGTGCTGCTCGACGTGGCCCTCGACCAGGCCCGCACGGGGGCCGCCGAGGGCGGCGTCCCCATCGGCGCCGCGCTGTTCACCCTCGACGGCGCGCTCCTCGGCGCCGGCCGCAACCGCCGCGTGCAGCACGACGACCCCTCCGTGCACGGCGAGACCGACGCGTTCCGCGCCGCCGGCCGCCGGCCCTCCTACCGGGACACCGTCATGGTGACCACGCTGTCGCCGTGCTGGTACTGCAGCGGCCTGGTGCGGCAGTTCGGCATCGGGCACCTCCTGGTGGGGGAGAGCCGGACGTTCACTGGCGGCCACGACTGGCTCGCCGACCACGGCGTGTCGGTGACCGTCCTGGACGACGAGCGGTGCCGGGACCTCATGGCCGGTTTCATCGAGCGGCGCCCCGACGTGTGGTTCGAGGACATCGGGCAGGAGGTCCCGTGACCGCTCAGCCCACCACCGCCGCCCCGGCCACCCGGGTGCGCCCCGAGACCGTCGAGAAGCGCAGCACCGAGACCATCCCCCTCGCCGAGCGCCGGGGCCGTCCCGCGCACCTGGCCTGGACGTGGAGCTCGCCGAACCTGGAGTTCGCGACGGTCTTCGTGGGCGTCCTGGCCACGCAGGCCTTCGGCCTGACGTTCACCCAGGCCGCCGCCGCCCTGCTGCTGGGCAACGGCCTGGCCGCGCTCAGCCACGCGGTGCTGTCCGCCCGCGGCCCCGCGACCGGTGTCCCGCAGATGGTGCTGGGACGCGTCGCGTTCGGCCACCGCGGGAACCTCCTGCCCTCGGCCCTCATGGCGGTCATGGCCGGGTTCGGCTGGTTCGCCGTCAACAGCGTCAGCGCAGCGTTCGCCCTGTCCGCCCTGACCACGCTGCCCGCGCTGGTCTGCCTGGTGGCCGTCGTGCTGGTCCAGATCGCCGTCGCCGCGCTCGGCCACGACCTCGTGCACCTGTTCGAGCGGTACGCGGCGGTCGCGCTGGCCGTCGTCTTCGCGGTCGTCGCGGTGCTGACGTTCGCCAAGGCCGACTACTCCGTGGTCCCGGCCACGCCCGGGGGGACCGGGGGTTTCCTCCTCGCCGTCGCGACGGCCTGGGGCTACACGGCCGGCTGGAACCCGTACGCCACCGACTACACCCGTTACCTGCGGCCGGGGACCGGTCCCGCCGCGGGCCGGGCGGCGGGTCTGGGCCTGTTCGCCTCGACGTCGGTGCTCATGCTCGCCGGGGCCGCCTCGGCCCTCATCCCCGGCGCGGTCAGCGACAACCCCACCGAGGCGTTCACCTCGCACCTGCCCGGGCCGCTGGCGGACGTGACGCTGCTGGCCATCGCCCTCGGCGCGGTGTGCGCGAACATCCTCAACGTCTACTCCGGCTCGATGTCGTTCCTGGCCATGGGTTTCACGTCCCTGACCCGCCGGCGCGCGGTCGTCCCGGTCGCCTTCGGGGTCGTCGGGTTCCTGCTCGCCTGGGCCGGGTTGTCCGACGCGGGCCACGCCTACGAGCAGTTCCTGCTCGTCATCGCCTACTGGATCGCCCCGTGGCTCGGGGTGGTCCTCGTCGACCAGTTCGCCCGCCGCGGGCAGGACCTGCAGCCCCTGCTGCACGACCGGGGTTTCCGCAACCCCTCCGGCCTCGTCGCGATGCTCGCCGGGCTC contains:
- a CDS encoding NAD-dependent epimerase/dehydratase family protein, with the protein product MTPLPHLLVTGSAGGLGRELVPRLLAAGYRVRSMDLAHPDGLDGDLVTGSVTDTAVVERALEGVDAVVHLAGQSREAPWEQVLDANVHGTWTLLDACARLGVRKVVLASSNHAVGMVARREGVVVPADEPFRPDTYYGWSKTAGESLGRLFVERAGLDVVAVRIGSCFERPQNVRALATWMSYEDCVRLVAAAVDPAVTGWRSVWGISRNTRRWWSLAEGEAIGYDPRDDSEEFAEQVLAAADPDEVVDLVGGGFTATPLGQPN
- a CDS encoding nucleoside deaminase; the protein is MEREFTLRLPGWIDDELTGVPTVLPTREDRMRLVHRLAARNFREGGGGPFAAVVVESDTGALVSVGVNVVLSSRISSGHAEVVALGLAQAGVGDWDLGAPGAPRRELVVNWRPCAQCYGATLWSGVRTLVVAGQGPELEEITGFDEGPVREDWAEQFEARGIGVVQDVLREEALAVFRDYAEHVAATSAVVYNARGTGAARGPAVPAGS
- a CDS encoding NtaA/DmoA family FMN-dependent monooxygenase (This protein belongs to a clade of FMN-dependent monooxygenases, within a broader family of flavin-dependent oxidoreductases, the luciferase-like monooxygenase (LMM) family, some of whose members use coenzyme F420 rather than FMN.): MGKELILGAFEEFTPNFIANTWHHPRGDTSGFATLGFWQDLARRLDEAGFDFLFLAEAIGYPMDDAGDVPEAVIREAVQFPVHDPLALVAGLVSAAPRIGFVATASTTAQQPLLNARTFTTLDHLTDGRVGWNIVTSDNQQALVRLLGRRDVTPHDERYRRAAEFVDLNLRLWQEAWEDGAVRADKAARVFADPAKVHRITHEGEYFSFDGYFPATPSPQRTPTLFQAGTSAAGTAFAARYAECVFTQDREPARLAATVARLRARAAEAGRPADSIKVVNGASFVIAPTREEAARRRAELDATPTREATAALFLGWSGVDLTALDPRAGLDDVSTEVGHTMLSLWRNADGTSPTVGEVLDSLPSTFGGVRFTGTAESVADDVQALVEQTDVDGFLVENWYGGYEGYREFVEDLAPVLRARGLLPARPRSGTLRQMLTGEDSLPGWHPGAARPVVPVP
- a CDS encoding PucR family transcriptional regulator ligand-binding domain-containing protein, which codes for MTAPTITDTAYGAGMVLSVRDALHHPVVVDAQPELLSGGEGLGAPVRWVHSSEIYEIGPLLRGGELLLTTGLGVATVDAGARRHYVRDLADRGVAALAVEVGRSLPQVPPEMADEAARRGFPLVALREVVPFTRISETLNTVIIGDATLRLRFAERVTAAVEGAQVEERGLSGLLSAVGDLVHRPLVLVSAAGALVAAAGTATDREAWRVVEGGGHRAPVVVRGREWGVVAVGAPPADEDPGVGGVVDEEDLVTALRRLVPALAVEVMRAQRAPSRSDQLAEGLLAELADGSPPADTDVLVRAGAAGFHPGGGDVVVAVAVEAPESRAASAVLDSAARSTGGVLLRGRVGAEVLGLFALADDGDPVRVVAAAVERAWQRAGRPPLRVAVGEPVRTGRPAVGWRWSLGRARATLAVAGTTPAPVPGTTAPGTATPVTTSRVWVLDLLLRDAGPAVHDLTAAVLDPLQRWDERHGSDLVRTVETHLRLGCSPGRTAAALRIGRQTTYQRLRRAEELLGHPLDDPDAHAALLVAAAAARSAAAAPAGLSGSRADRPAGSPAGRPPGA
- the add gene encoding adenosine deaminase, which encodes MDQPLDDATEAVLLALPKVSLHNHLIGAVPARTVLDLARKHGVVVEGGRTERTLYDHSSYEDLDEFLRVLDVAGSVVRDVEDFHRVTYETLTAGGAALGVLHREIFLSPPGHPGVPYRTILDGVLAGARDAETDTGITSRLVVGLNRNDTPSAARELVEQVVEHRVEEVVGIGLDYSELIGPPARFVEAFRLAGRAGLHRTAHSESGPPHHVEVILDVLGGERVDHGYHVVDDERITARCVAERVPFTCTPVSSDIGRYSGSGDGSHRRIAQMVDAGLLVTIDSDDPPMFGTDAVNDFRALVRALGYGTEQLARFTRNAVEAAWLDDTERADLTRRVADRLASLPAGPPATR